A window from Culex pipiens pallens isolate TS chromosome 3, TS_CPP_V2, whole genome shotgun sequence encodes these proteins:
- the LOC120419589 gene encoding 30 kDa salivary gland allergen Aed a 3-like, with product MKLVWPTLLALFLLIGTLANAESTEETLPSTESEPSSATIEDDQPEKPTENPEPSSPASQDDDQPKEPTEDGGESSEPDDDDSEKPSKKGEKVPGAGKGPSQKGSYAATYQEIVKILDSVDFKSIEDLHLQRMLENAFQARVRNPVLEQTGQIADFGAIKSCFGKLTGEVKKLINAAKKQFKTCKTGGGNSSGCTDQQENAFADGVINLATTLQGCISSKRKD from the exons ATGAAGCTCGTCTGGCCAACACTGCTCGCCCTATTTCTTCTCATCGGAACCTTGGCCAACGCCGAATCCACGGAGGAGACCCTCCCCTCAACAGAATCCGAACCGTCTTCAGCTACCATAGAGGACGACCAACCAGAAAAGCCAACCGAAAATCCCGAACCGTCATCCCCAGCTTCGCAAGATGACGACCAGCCAAAAGAGCCTACCGAGGACGGGGGAGAGTCCTCTGAGCCTGACGACGATGACTCCGAGAAGCCATCGAAAAAGGGCGAAAAAGTGCCAGGTGCCGGGAAGGGACCGTCCCAGAAGGGAAGCTATGCCGCGACCTACcaggaaattgtcaaaattcttGACTCCGTCGACTTTAAATCGATCGAAGATCTGCACCTGCAGCGGATGCTGGAGAATGCCTTCCAGGCGAGGGTTCGCAACCCCGTTCTGGAGCAAACCGGTCAAATTGCGGACTTTGGTGCG ATTAAGAGCTGCTTTGGGAAACTAACCGGAGAGGTGAAGAAGCTCATCAACGCCGCCAAGAAGCAGTTTAAAACGTGCAAAACGGGGGGTGGAAATTCGTCCGGTTGCACCGATCAGCAGGAGAACGCCTTCGCGGATGGCGTCATCAACCTGGCCACGACCCTGCAGGGTTGCATCTCGAGTAAGCGGAAGGATTGA